One window from the genome of Dyadobacter sp. CECT 9275 encodes:
- a CDS encoding RNA polymerase sigma-70 factor, whose protein sequence is MLSSPGSRENGQDVSPEMRKTASGQQEGETGQHENDRELFIRKTFETNPEEGCALLFRLYYNPLCSYAVRFVYSKEIAADIVSEMFYAFWKNRSYQSVKTSYRAYLFKSIQNRSFNYLASELKNIDSFEQLPNYDVASTERPEALMYFEELASRIDRIVEQLPPQCQKVFLLNRFENKKIQEIATEMNLSSRTVEGHISRALSALRQGLKDHWTWIAAIPFIAGL, encoded by the coding sequence ATGCTTTCATCCCCAGGTTCAAGAGAAAACGGACAGGACGTTTCCCCGGAAATGAGGAAAACTGCGTCTGGTCAGCAGGAGGGTGAAACCGGGCAGCACGAAAACGACCGCGAACTTTTTATCCGGAAGACGTTCGAAACGAACCCGGAGGAGGGATGCGCGTTGCTTTTCAGGTTATACTATAATCCGCTTTGCTCATACGCCGTGCGATTTGTGTATTCCAAAGAAATAGCCGCCGACATCGTTTCTGAAATGTTTTATGCATTCTGGAAAAACCGTTCCTACCAATCGGTGAAGACTTCCTATCGGGCTTACCTGTTCAAATCCATCCAGAACCGCAGTTTCAATTACCTGGCGAGCGAACTCAAAAACATAGATTCGTTTGAACAGCTGCCGAATTACGATGTAGCGTCTACCGAAAGGCCCGAGGCGCTGATGTATTTCGAAGAGCTGGCATCCCGCATAGACCGTATTGTGGAACAGCTCCCGCCGCAGTGTCAGAAAGTGTTTTTGCTCAATCGTTTCGAAAACAAGAAGATCCAGGAAATAGCGACGGAGATGAACCTGTCGAGCCGAACTGTGGAAGGGCATATCAGCCGTGCGCTGAGCGCTTTGCGACAAGGGCTGAAAGACCACTGGACCTGGATTGCGGCAATCCCGTTTATAGCCGGACTGTAA
- a CDS encoding acyltransferase family protein, with protein MSKKEISAASFTDTKPHYNILDGLRGVAALTVVCFHLFEAFATSHLDQKINHGYLAVDFFFILSGFVVGYAYDDRWSTMTAKDFLKRRFIRMHPMVVIGAVIGAVMFYFQGCSAWDVSGVSVSMLLTATLLNALLIPTTPGSEIRGVGEMYPLNGPSWSLFFEYIGNFLYAFYLRKLSTKALSLLVVLAGLGLATFAIWGTYGDICVGFSITGENMTGGSLRLLFSFPAGLLLSRLFRPANVKGGFWISGLCIVVLSAMPRIGGSENLWQNGLYDAVCVILIFPALVYLGASAKPANHLTTRLCKFLGDISYPLYMVHYPFIYLYYAWVKNESLTFGQSLPGAAGLVIGSLVLAYLCLKLYDEPLRKFLTKYLLRKQ; from the coding sequence ATGTCAAAAAAAGAAATTTCCGCTGCGTCATTTACAGACACAAAACCGCATTATAACATACTGGACGGATTACGTGGCGTAGCAGCCTTAACCGTCGTCTGTTTTCATTTATTCGAAGCCTTCGCGACGAGCCATCTGGACCAGAAGATCAACCATGGATACCTGGCCGTTGATTTTTTCTTTATCCTGTCAGGGTTTGTGGTCGGTTATGCTTATGACGATCGTTGGTCCACCATGACCGCAAAAGACTTTCTAAAGCGCCGATTTATCCGCATGCATCCTATGGTAGTGATCGGGGCTGTTATCGGAGCTGTGATGTTTTATTTTCAGGGCTGTTCCGCCTGGGATGTTTCCGGGGTATCTGTATCTATGCTGCTTACCGCGACCCTCCTGAATGCCCTTCTGATCCCGACAACACCTGGTTCAGAGATCCGGGGTGTCGGCGAGATGTATCCGCTGAATGGCCCCAGCTGGTCTTTATTCTTTGAATACATTGGTAATTTCCTCTACGCCTTCTACCTGCGGAAGCTCTCCACCAAGGCGCTTTCCCTGCTGGTGGTACTGGCAGGCCTTGGATTGGCGACATTTGCCATTTGGGGAACCTATGGTGATATATGTGTCGGTTTCTCCATCACGGGTGAAAACATGACCGGCGGTTCTTTACGACTGTTGTTCTCCTTCCCCGCCGGACTGCTTTTGTCCCGCCTGTTCAGGCCAGCCAACGTAAAAGGAGGTTTTTGGATAAGCGGCCTGTGTATTGTAGTTTTATCAGCAATGCCCCGAATCGGCGGCAGCGAAAATTTGTGGCAGAACGGTTTATATGACGCCGTCTGCGTTATCCTTATCTTTCCGGCACTGGTTTATCTCGGAGCTTCTGCTAAGCCAGCAAACCACCTGACCACCCGGCTCTGCAAGTTTTTGGGTGATATATCTTATCCTCTTTACATGGTACATTATCCGTTTATTTATCTGTACTATGCCTGGGTAAAAAACGAAAGCCTCACGTTCGGGCAGTCCTTGCCAGGTGCAGCAGGACTTGTGATCGGTTCGCTGGTATTGGCCTACTTATGCTTAAAACTGTACGATGAACCTCTTCGCAAGTTTTTGACGAAGTACCTTCTAAGGAA
- a CDS encoding SusC/RagA family TonB-linked outer membrane protein: MKHKSLLSVLCCGMILGTTQALPLAAQVLAYTSQRSKPAVASEPATQMKLVDALIHLKKHYKADILFEESMMSDVVVTNFNLDKNRSAEYNIEQLLKHTNLVLRKVRDNAYMILPRRPQIAPISAPQPTGTINGQAEIRAKVADMLIKGTVTDATGEGLPGVNVLVKGTAIGTNTDVNGKYEINVPAAESVLIFSSIGFQKQEIIVGQRNIVDVKLATETATLDEVVVTALGIKREKKALGYSISEVKGEELTQARSTNIANSLVGKVAGLNISSTATGPSGSSRIVIRGNGSISGNNQPLIIVDGIPINNDNLGSVAIGANRDGSWTGSDRGDGISSLNPDEIESISVLKGATAAALYGSRASNGAILVTTKGGKADKGIGVEVNSNFLAEDLLFKTYKDYQYEYGLGSNGVKPTTVAQTATRNSFGGRLDGSNAMSYDGVERPYVAAKNNLRDFYNVGTTFTNSIALTGATEKVTYRLSMNDLNNKGVLPNNTLRRNNFALNTNGNLGKNLSFVANVKYINERNHNRPRVNDSPGNANFTMYVLPTSLNVDVLKNAQTNAAGNEIVWSDNQYTQNPYFATEKFQQDDHKKRVIASFEPKYNVTDWLYLKGRIGFDNFNYRYKAIEPYGTGYVLRGSYTSSLRDFTEINKELMAGINKKFGEKYALNVFVGGNMMKQVTELNDVSANNSFNIPFFYDVSNIDPAARTVTEAYIEKRINSVYGSAEFSYNNYFFVTATARNDWFSTLAKGKNSIFYPSFGVSFVASEAFTMPAAINFLKFRGSWAQAGGDTDPYNLSLYYSLSGAHLGSALAQINGTRVPNSGLQPLTSTVSEIGLETKLFNNLLNIDLALYDRKTTNDIVSATISQTSGYTSALFNVGAIRNRGVELLLSSTIINNKKFTWDASFNMGFNDSEVQKLYGDLQTLRVDQSRPGSSFIHQDIGKSYSRIKGYDFKRDANGNIVYNSQGLALAGDIKDFGSGVSPYTLGLNNSFSYKGITMSVLVDGKFGGYIYSGTNALAYRFGLHKETLEGREGGVTGAGVTQSGEINTAKARAQAYYSNWYSAIATPFVYKSDFIKLRQIILQYTVPTRFLGKMPFKGASISIVGRNLAILMKKVPIIDPEATYNNSNAQGVEFAGTPPTRSYGVNLNLKF, encoded by the coding sequence ATGAAACACAAATCTCTATTATCAGTCCTTTGCTGTGGCATGATACTGGGTACCACCCAGGCTCTGCCACTCGCCGCGCAGGTTTTGGCCTATACCTCCCAGCGGAGCAAACCGGCTGTGGCAAGCGAGCCGGCAACGCAGATGAAGCTTGTGGACGCACTAATCCATCTGAAAAAACACTATAAAGCGGATATCCTTTTTGAAGAAAGTATGATGAGCGATGTGGTGGTCACGAATTTTAATCTTGACAAAAACCGTTCAGCAGAATATAACATCGAGCAATTACTCAAACACACTAACCTCGTGCTTCGGAAAGTTCGCGATAATGCGTACATGATTTTGCCGCGCAGACCGCAGATAGCACCTATCAGCGCTCCGCAGCCAACGGGGACAATCAATGGTCAGGCGGAAATCAGAGCGAAAGTGGCTGATATGCTGATCAAAGGTACCGTAACAGACGCAACAGGTGAAGGCTTGCCGGGTGTGAACGTATTGGTAAAAGGCACGGCCATTGGTACCAATACCGATGTAAACGGCAAGTACGAAATCAATGTACCTGCGGCAGAATCTGTGCTGATATTCAGCTCGATCGGCTTCCAGAAACAGGAAATCATTGTTGGGCAGCGGAATATCGTGGATGTAAAACTGGCCACTGAAACCGCAACCCTGGACGAGGTGGTCGTGACGGCCCTGGGTATCAAACGGGAGAAAAAAGCGCTGGGGTACTCGATCTCAGAAGTGAAAGGCGAAGAGCTGACCCAGGCACGCTCGACCAACATTGCCAATAGCCTGGTGGGTAAAGTGGCCGGTTTGAACATTTCCAGCACCGCAACCGGGCCAAGCGGTTCGTCCCGTATCGTCATCCGAGGTAACGGTTCTATTTCAGGAAATAACCAGCCGCTGATCATCGTGGACGGGATTCCGATCAACAACGACAATCTTGGCAGCGTGGCCATCGGGGCCAACCGCGACGGGTCCTGGACCGGCTCAGACCGCGGAGATGGTATTTCCTCCCTGAATCCTGACGAGATCGAGAGTATCAGCGTGTTGAAAGGGGCTACTGCGGCCGCCCTGTACGGTTCGCGTGCATCAAACGGTGCCATTCTCGTGACAACAAAAGGCGGAAAAGCGGACAAGGGAATCGGTGTGGAAGTCAATAGCAATTTTCTTGCGGAAGATTTGCTTTTCAAGACCTATAAAGACTACCAGTACGAATACGGGCTGGGATCCAATGGCGTAAAACCAACCACGGTGGCGCAAACTGCCACGCGCAACAGCTTCGGTGGCCGGCTGGATGGCAGCAATGCCATGAGTTATGACGGTGTGGAGCGACCCTATGTGGCTGCCAAAAACAACCTGCGTGATTTCTACAACGTCGGAACGACTTTTACCAACTCCATCGCATTGACCGGCGCTACGGAGAAAGTGACCTACCGCCTTTCGATGAATGACCTGAATAACAAAGGTGTTTTGCCGAACAATACACTTCGCAGAAATAATTTCGCGCTTAATACGAATGGCAACCTCGGCAAAAATCTGTCGTTTGTGGCCAATGTGAAGTATATCAACGAACGTAACCATAACCGTCCGCGGGTGAACGACTCCCCAGGGAACGCCAACTTTACGATGTACGTGCTGCCGACATCCCTGAACGTGGACGTGTTGAAAAATGCGCAAACCAACGCAGCCGGAAACGAAATCGTTTGGTCTGACAATCAGTATACCCAAAACCCGTATTTTGCCACGGAGAAGTTTCAGCAGGACGATCATAAGAAGCGTGTGATCGCTTCGTTTGAGCCAAAGTACAATGTCACGGACTGGCTTTATCTGAAAGGTCGTATCGGTTTCGACAATTTTAATTACCGTTACAAAGCCATTGAGCCCTACGGAACCGGTTATGTGCTGAGAGGAAGTTATACCTCGTCGCTGCGTGATTTTACCGAAATCAACAAGGAACTGATGGCGGGTATCAACAAGAAGTTTGGAGAGAAATATGCCCTGAATGTGTTCGTGGGCGGTAACATGATGAAGCAGGTAACGGAGTTGAACGACGTGTCGGCAAACAACAGTTTCAATATTCCCTTCTTTTATGATGTGTCCAATATCGACCCTGCTGCACGTACAGTAACGGAGGCATACATTGAAAAGCGCATCAATTCCGTATACGGATCAGCAGAATTTTCCTACAACAATTACTTTTTTGTGACAGCTACGGCGCGTAATGACTGGTTTTCGACACTTGCCAAAGGCAAGAACAGTATATTCTATCCGTCGTTTGGTGTGAGCTTTGTGGCTTCCGAAGCCTTTACCATGCCCGCCGCCATCAACTTTCTGAAATTCAGAGGATCGTGGGCGCAGGCTGGCGGCGATACAGATCCTTACAACCTCTCACTGTATTATTCGCTGAGTGGCGCGCACCTGGGTTCTGCCCTGGCACAGATCAACGGTACTAGAGTACCCAACAGCGGTTTGCAGCCGCTTACTTCTACCGTATCCGAGATAGGTCTGGAAACGAAGTTGTTCAACAACCTGCTCAATATTGATCTGGCGTTGTATGACCGCAAGACGACCAACGACATCGTCAGCGCTACGATTTCTCAGACGTCTGGTTACACCAGTGCGCTGTTTAACGTCGGTGCCATCCGCAACCGCGGTGTGGAGCTTTTGCTGAGCAGCACGATCATCAATAACAAGAAATTTACCTGGGATGCGAGCTTCAATATGGGCTTTAACGACAGCGAGGTTCAGAAACTGTATGGCGACCTGCAAACACTGCGTGTAGACCAGTCGCGTCCTGGATCTTCGTTCATCCATCAGGATATCGGCAAGTCGTACAGCCGTATCAAAGGGTACGATTTCAAGCGGGACGCCAACGGAAACATCGTGTATAATTCGCAGGGGCTTGCACTGGCGGGCGACATCAAGGATTTCGGGTCAGGCGTTTCGCCTTATACCCTGGGCCTGAACAACTCTTTTAGTTACAAGGGTATCACCATGAGTGTGCTCGTCGATGGTAAGTTTGGCGGTTATATTTATTCGGGTACCAACGCACTGGCCTATCGTTTCGGTTTGCACAAAGAGACTTTGGAAGGACGCGAGGGAGGTGTGACCGGTGCGGGTGTGACCCAAAGCGGCGAAATAAATACCGCCAAGGCCCGGGCTCAGGCTTATTACAGTAACTGGTATTCGGCTATCGCAACACCATTTGTATACAAATCGGATTTTATCAAGCTCCGTCAGATCATCCTGCAATACACCGTACCGACACGCTTCCTGGGTAAAATGCCATTCAAAGGTGCATCGATTTCCATCGTGGGGCGTAACCTGGCGATCTTAATGAAGAAAGTACCGATTATTGATCCCGAAGCTACTTACAACAACAGTAATGCGCAGGGTGTGGAATTTGCCGGTACGCCGCCAACCCGCTCGTACGGTGTAAACCTCAACCTGAAATTCTGA
- a CDS encoding FecR family protein, whose amino-acid sequence MNTLSVNKALLFQYFAGGATPVQKRLISEWLVQAENQETYFQWLAEWQANSPHYLADSSERYEQYLQFMRENPHRPEVSADEAQPVQPTIPRPLRRRNWFIAAASITLLGLTAWFGRDAVTYKTYDTAYGETKAFRLTDGTQVTLNANSSLKVPRFGFGSETREVVLSGEAFFNVTHTIDNKRFMVKTDENFEVMVLGTEFSVYTRRKGGKVLLKKGKVHVLFSEGKQKKELIMHPGDLITMPKSDARPVLKTNADTKMLTAWMGNRFVFDKTPLSEVLNQLRERYGIQVEIKEEKFTTRTVSGTFQPQSGEELLMLLSELFDFRLSRTGDTYLILQK is encoded by the coding sequence ATGAACACATTGTCAGTAAACAAAGCCCTGCTGTTTCAGTACTTCGCCGGAGGGGCCACCCCGGTGCAAAAGCGGCTGATCAGCGAATGGCTGGTGCAAGCCGAAAACCAGGAAACCTATTTCCAATGGCTGGCTGAGTGGCAGGCAAACTCACCGCACTACCTGGCCGACAGCAGCGAACGTTACGAGCAGTACCTGCAATTTATGCGGGAAAATCCGCACCGTCCTGAGGTTTCGGCTGATGAGGCGCAACCTGTTCAGCCAACCATTCCCCGTCCGTTGAGGCGTCGGAACTGGTTCATCGCTGCGGCGTCGATCACCCTCCTGGGGCTGACCGCCTGGTTTGGTCGCGATGCGGTTACCTACAAAACCTACGATACCGCCTACGGCGAGACAAAGGCGTTCCGCCTGACGGACGGAACCCAGGTAACACTCAATGCAAACTCCTCGCTGAAAGTGCCCAGATTTGGTTTCGGCAGTGAAACGAGAGAAGTGGTACTGAGTGGCGAAGCCTTTTTTAATGTGACACACACCATTGACAATAAGCGGTTTATGGTCAAGACGGATGAGAATTTTGAGGTCATGGTACTCGGCACGGAGTTCTCAGTTTACACCCGTCGCAAGGGCGGAAAGGTTTTGCTGAAAAAAGGCAAGGTTCACGTGCTGTTTTCGGAAGGAAAACAAAAAAAAGAACTCATCATGCACCCGGGCGACCTCATAACGATGCCCAAATCGGATGCAAGGCCGGTTTTAAAAACCAATGCAGATACCAAAATGCTTACCGCCTGGATGGGAAATCGCTTCGTATTTGATAAAACACCACTTTCGGAGGTCCTCAATCAGTTGCGTGAACGCTACGGTATTCAGGTAGAAATAAAGGAAGAAAAATTCACCACACGTACCGTTAGCGGCACATTTCAGCCCCAAAGCGGAGAAGAGCTGCTGATGTTACTTTCGGAGCTTTTCGACTTCCGTCTCAGCCGGACAGGAGATACCTATCTGATTTTACAGAAATAG